CTGCGCAGCATATTCCATAATTTGCTGCCTGAAATTCCCATTTCTTCTACTAAATCAGCAACCGGCCATATGCTTGGAGCTGCCGGAAGTGTGGAGGCGATATTCACCTCTCTTGCGGTTATGACAGGCAAAGTCCCCGCGACTTTGAATTTCTCTGAACCAGACCCTGAGAATGAGGATTTGGATTTTGTGCCCGAGCTTGGCCGCGAGAAAAAACTGGGCCACGCCCTGTGCAACGCCTTTGGCTTTGGAGGGGTGAATTCCGCTCTGGTGGTTCGCGCGGTAGACTAAGACCAGTCAGTAATAAGAGGAACTTATAGGGTTCCTTCTGGATCCCGGCTCGTTGGCCGGGATGACCTTGTAAAAAGACAAGGATGTCACTCCGGATTTGATCCGGGGTCCAGTTCCATCTGAGTTAGAAAGTGGCTTCCTATAGGTTCCAAATAATGCAGCTTGGTATAAGGTTTCACTGCGCCAAGACCCTTGATCGTTTGAAGTGGCTATAGGTAGATCAAGGTACCTTGATCCCTCAGGGTCTGGAACCATGGGGGCTCTTTTCCAATTCGTGTCCAGCGCAAGTCCAGTTTGCGCAGCTTCTTGAGGTTTTGAAGGCTTTCGGGAAGCTCTGTCAACGGGTTCGCACGCAAGTCCAGATAAGCAAGGGCACCCAGTTCTCCAATCGACGCGGGCAGGCTTGTTAAACAAGTGCCGCGCAGGTCCACAAACTCAAGTTGTTTCAGCTGCCCAAAGGTTTTTGGGAGTGCTTCAAGCGGATTTCCGCGAAGGTAGAGTTCTCTCAAAGCTGAGAGGTTGCCAAGACTTGCCGGAAGGTGGGTCAGCTTGTTGTTGTAAAGGCGTAACTCCTGAAGCTGGACAAGCTCCCCCAGTGCCTCTGGCAGCTCGGAAATTTTGTTGTCAGTTAGACCGAGATACCTGAGTGATCTGAGGCCCGAAAGTGCTTTCGGGAACTGGGTGATATTGGT
This genomic window from Pseudovibrio sp. M1P-2-3 contains:
- a CDS encoding leucine-rich repeat domain-containing protein, whose amino-acid sequence is MTDSLAHTVQILREITQDIHQVPFICERRNGALSYAVDSQTNQLDVSATAMALDHFPAPLSHLPRLRRLFLGENAFQNIPEEICQLSGLKELYIYSNHLKTLPPALGALSQLKILDLSHQPLENVPEELGNLSNLETLYLSDTNITQFPKALSGLRSLRYLGLTDNKISELPEALGELVQLQELRLYNNKLTHLPASLGNLSALRELYLRGNPLEALPKTFGQLKQLEFVDLRGTCLTSLPASIGELGALAYLDLRANPLTELPESLQNLKKLRKLDLRWTRIGKEPPWFQTLRDQGTLIYL